TAGTTTGCAAACACACCACCTTCCAGCAACAGGGAATCACGATCCTGGGAAGCAAAATTCATTGAGGTGGAACGCATACCCCGCTCCCGGTAGCCGTCAACATCCACCTTTTGATAATTAACACTGACGAAAGGCCCCGCCTGAAGCCCGCCGGTTTCAAAGAGCGTGGTTCCCGCCAGCACCTTGATGGCCCAGGCATCGGCGCTGGAACTGCCCTGCTCCGAGCGCGTGGTATTGCCCAGGGCAATTACCCGTTCGATATCATCCAGATTGGAATTCAAGCCGACGCTGAGAATGGCGTTGGCAAAGTAGCTGTCCCGGCGATAATCCGCGAAACCGGATAGCAGGGCGCTATTGGCCTCAAATCCTCCCATGCCCCTGGCGAAATCCACATCACTGTAGGCGCCCTCAAGAGCACCGCCAAACACCCAGTAAGGGTTCATACGCCAGGCTGCGCCCACCAGCAGGCTCGCATCATCAGCGCTTACATCCCAGGCCTGGCCGGCCTGGAGATCCTGTCCCCCCATGGCGCCATTGGCAAAAAACGACCAACCGTCCCCAAAACCCATGGAAAGCTGTGATTGCACACGCTGCTGGTTACTGCGCACCTGGCCGAGCACGACCTCAGGCAGGTTCGCCACCAGTGCCGGTGCTGTCACCACGGAAACGGCATAGTCCGCAATAATCTGGTGGGCAATAGCGGTGGGATGTACGGGATCCGCAAAGAAGAACAATCCCGGAGCACGGGGATCCACCAGGGTATCAGCGGTACACTGCAGGCTCAGGGGCGTAGTACATGCCGTACCCGTTACGTTGATCAAGCCCAGGGATCCCGGATTCGCCATAGCCTCACCGAACAGGGTATGGATATCCAGGCTGATAATGTTTGCGCTGCTGCCGTTGATGCCGGCCAACAGGGCAGCATTGAAAACACCGGACAACCCCGAGCCAAGGGCCACATTCTGCTGATATACGGGAGTCAGGCTGCCCGCTGGCATTCCCAGCACGGCCTCTGCCGCCGCCAGGGCATTGGCTTGCACCGTGGCCGGATCCGCACCGCCCATGGCAAGTACCGTAGCGGCCGCCACCAGGGCATCTCCTGCCGCCGGGTTACCCGCACCAGCCCGCTGGACCGCATCCAGGAGCATGGCTGGTGTCGCGCCAATATCAGGCAGATTGGGCACCAGAATATAACGGGCGCCGGCATCGGAAAGCGCGTTCGCCAAACCCAGCAATTCCTGGGCGCTCCCCCCCATGTTCAGCGCAGCTTCCCCGGGAGGCAAGCCTACGCCAACCAGACCCATATTGAAAAACACGTCATTGGCGCCACCCCAGATGCTGTACAGGGCATTGCGATCCGCCCCCTTGTGTCCCTGCAGATAATAATCCACCTGCTGGGAAATGGGCGTGGCATTTTGCGGTGAGGGTGTCTGGCCCACGCCAAAGGGAGTACTCACCTGAGCACCGCCCTGGGCATAATTGGTGCCTGAATCATCCGTATTGCCAGGGTTTTCGGGATTGTTGGCCCGGGCATCCCTGTCAAAGAAATCTGCCAGGTGTTCCGCCCAGACCCTGGCCGGGCTGGTGGTAAACTTGCCATCCCCCCGGGCATCGGGGTTGCCCTTGAAAGCGCCACTGTCCGTGAGGCTGTCACCAAAGAAATAGGTATCAGAAAACTCCAGGGCCTGAATACTCCCTGTGCTCATCGCCAGGGCAATTCCCGCTGCCAGCACACTGATCCTGTAGTTTTTCATATCGACCCCCTTTATGGTTTATGCTTGTTTGCCTGGTTGGGCAAAGTATCAGCCATAAACTCTAAGCCATTCCCGGGGGAGGAGCAACAATGAGTGCAAGTACACTGGACTATCACACCACAGGCACCGACTGCTGGCGTCTGGACACAGCCCTCAACCGTCCCGAACATACTGCCTGCTATCTGCTGCATGATGCCGGGGAACTGGCCCTTTTGGACACGGGTACCAGCAACAACATTCCCGCCTTGCTGGGCACCTTGCGGGACCTGGGTTTTACCGAATCCCAGGTGCGCTGGATCCTGCCCACCCACGTTCATCTGGATCATGCCGGAGGCGCAGGTGCCCTGCTGGCTGCCTGTGACAATGCCACCCTGGCCACCCATTACCGGGGCCTGCCCCATTTGATCGATCCCGGGAAACTGGAACAGGGAGCCAGGGCCGTGTATGGCGAGGCATTGTTTTCCCGCGCTTTCGGCAACATCATTCCGGCCCGGGAAGAACGCTGCCAATCCCTGTACGATGGCGACAGACTGCCCCTGGGACGTCACGAACTGCTGTTTATCGATACTCCGGGGCATGCCAATCATCATGGATGTTTCTTTCATGAGTCCAAGGGCAACCTCTACACAGGCGATACCTTTGGCTTGCACTATGACGATCTGGACTACCAGGGCAAGCCCTGGATCATGGCCACCACCACGCCTGTGGCCTTTGATCCTGACCAGTGGATGCAGTCCCTGGACAAGATGATGGCCCTGGAGCCAAAACGTGCCTGCCTGACCCATTTCGGCCCCCTGGAGGATCCCATGCGCTGGCAGCATCTGCTGCGCGAGTCCATCCAGGATCATGTGGATATTGCTCTCGATGAGGAGCGCTTGCACAACAAGGAAGGCAGGGAGGAGCGCCTGGCGGCAGCACTCATGGACAAAGCGCTGTCCCGGTTGGCCTCGCAAAATCCGGAACTGGACAGGATCCTGGCCACCCGCCTGCTGGAGGATGACATTCTACTCAACAGCAAGGGCCTGGCCGTCTGGCTCGCCCGCCGGGCGAAAAAGCGGGGAAATCAGGTCGCGAACCCGCAGCTATCGTCTCAGTAGATACGGCTGACCAGGCAGTGTCCCACCCAGGTCTTGAGAAAGCCCGCAGCCCGTAGGGGGGCATGGGTTTCATCCACCCACTCCAGCAGTCCTTCACAGATTTGGGCGAAACTGACCCCTTCCCTGGCCCGATCCAGAGCCCAGGCTTCATCCACATCCAGACGGCGCCAGCCGGGAACCAGATCCTGGCGCCACAGAACCCAGCCTACAGGACAGGGTTGCTGCTCCAGCTCCGGCAGCTCAGGATCTTCCCGATCGAGCGCCGCCCACAGCAGGGGAATGTTCCATTCCATATCCAGACGTTGCATGGCCGGACTGAAACCAAAATGCATGTCCGGCCACTGATCCGGCGTCCTGGCCACCAGTTCATCAAGGGACAGGGATGGCGAGTGTTCCGCGTCGAACACCAGGCCCTGCGCCCATTCGAAAGCGGCCATTTCCGCCACTTGTGGAAAATCCATGTAAGGCGGGTTGGTCTTCAGAAACTCCACCATGTGGCTGCCGAACCAGCGAATCGACGTCCAGACGGATGGATGCCGGCGAATGTATTCCAGGCAAAGCCGGTAGAACTGATCATCCCCGAGCATGCTCCACAATCCCGGAAAATCCTCTCCCAGGCTATCCACCAGGCGGGCACGGTAGGCACCGGCATAAAGATCCATGCGTTCTTGGGCATCGGCCTTCTCATCCGATGCAATCGTGGCAGGAACGGTTTCATCCAGGCCGGTCAGATACCCGGCAAAGGCGTATTGCCAGTCTTCAGTCAGGGTCATGAATCCGCTCCCCGGCTTTGGTGGGCGGTAATCCTCACCTGTTGCAGTTCCTCCAGCAATTCCGGCAGAGGGGGAATATTGTCATCCCTTTCTATCATGGTGGACACCGGCCCCAGCAGATCACAGGTATTGCCATAGAGGGCCATGACTTCATCACGGATGGGCATGTCATGTGTGTCAATCATGATCTTTCCCGAAGCATTGGTGGTATGTCCCGCAAGATGTATCTGCCAGACCCGATCCGAGGGCACCCCCCGGATATACTGCATGGGATCGAAACCATGATTGATGCTGCTCACATAGACATTGTTGACATCCAGAAGCAGCAGGCAGTCCGCTTTGCGCAGCACCTCTGTGACGAACTCCCATTCGCTCATTTCGGAATTCTCGAAACTCACATAGCTGGACAGGTTCTCCATGAGAATACGCCGCCCCAGCACATCCTGGACCCTGCTTATCCGCTCTGCCACATGATCCACGATTTCCCGGGTATAAGGCATGGGCAACAGGTCATGGAAATTATGACCACCTACACCGGTCCAGCACAGGTGATCCGAGATCCATTCAGGTTGCACCCGATCCGCCAGCTTCCTGAGATCCTGGAGATACTCCATGTTCAGGGGATCAGCACTGCCAATGGAGAGGGAAACCCCGTGCATGACCATGGGGTAGTCCTGACGGATACGATCCAGATAATGCAGGGGTTTGCCCCCGGCTACCATATAGTTCTCGGACAGAATCTCGAACCAGTCCACGGGAGGATGATCATTCAGCACGGCCTCGTAATGCTCTTTACGCAGTCCCAGGCCAAAACCAAGAAAGGGACGATTCATCACCAATCACTCGCAGAAAAAAACCGGGAATGCGCAGGCAGACCCGGTCCATATAAAGTACTGAAGGCCTTTATTTCTTGATAGGCTCGAAAGTCCCACCGGCCTTGTCGCATTCGGTCTTGCTCATCTTCAAAAAGCCCTTGCCTTTACAGGAATTCATACCGGCACAGGCATTGGTGGCAGTGGCGCAAGCACCCTTGCCCTTGCAGGAATTGGCGCCCATACACTTACCCTGGGCATCATCCGCCATGGCACCCATGGGCGCCCCCGCCAGCATGGCCGCTGCCGCTGCGGCCAGTGCCATACCTTTTGCTTTTTCTACTGTTCTCATCTCGATCCTCCTGACAGGAATTCTTGGTTTGTTTTTGGATTCAGTGAGCAACCAGGCATGTTAGGCCCGACTACCCCACAAAAGCGCCGAGCATGTGCCCGGCACCCACAGTATAGACCTTTGCACGAAGGAATATATTTCATTGTCAGCCACTTTTTTTCGCCAATCGGGAGAGAAAGGCCGCCTGCTGCGGCTTTTCTTCCAGTAACACCTCATCACAGAGCAGAAGATCCGGAAAAAGCCTGCGTACCCAACCGGCAAACAGGCCATCATGGTTCGCGCGCAATTCCACATTGTCCAGATCGAACAGGGGGGTATTACCCAGGCCGCAGCTGGGCGAGCGGGATTTCAGTATCAGTGCATCCAGCCGTTGGAGCCGATCCATTTGTTCCCTCATCCAGGCGGACAGGGCCGGAGTGACGTCCAGGCGAGAATCCTCCACACCCAGGGCATGCACTTCCTTCCCCTGAAGCACCAGCTGCACGGGGGGACGGGGTACGCCCAGTCCCGCTTCTGTTTCAGGGCAGATGGGCACGATCCGGGCATACCGGGACAGTTCATCCCGCACCCAGGCATGAGGGCGGGAATCGCCATCATAGCGGACGACATCTCCCAGCAGGCAGGCGCTGACTCCCACCAGAGGTTTCATCAGAACTCGGCAGCTTCCACTTCCAGGTAAGCCAGACTGATATGGCTGCCCACCAGGCTGTCGAAATCCGCCCAGTCTTTCCAGCGGGCCAGTTTGGGCAACAGCCTGGGCTTGATCTCGAAATCACTGAGATCCTGTTCGAAATATGACTGCACCCCGGCATACACTGCCTGCAGATAATCCCGGTATTCCGAGGCTGCCTCGGGGCCCGCCGTGGCGCCATGACCGGGCACGAACACCTTTGCACCCGTGGCCAGGGCACGGTTCAGGTTACGGATATTTCCCTGGAAACTGCCATCGTTGAGGCGCAGCATGCGGCCATAGCCCGCATTGTCGCCCAGGAAGATCACACCCCTGGCAGGAAGATGCAACATGATATCCGTGTCCGTATGGGACTTACCATCATGCAGGACATGAATATCCAGGCCGCCGATGCTGATCACAGTGCCTTCATCCACAGGACTGTTGGCAGATACCACCCGGGTTCCCGCGGTAGCCCCCCTGGTCATGTCCATCATCACTTCCAGCCAGTGGGCGCCGGCGCCCTGCTCCACCCGTTCCATCATTTTGGGATGGGCATAGATCTTCACCTTGGGAAAGGCTTCGAATATCGCCTGATTGCCCAACCAGTGATCCCCGTGAACATGGGTATCGAACACGGCCACCACGGGCTTGTCCGTCACCCTGCGGATCTGGGCCAGCACCATCTCCCCGACCTGCACGCTGCTGCCGGGATCGATCACCACCACACCTTCTGTAGTCATCACGAATGCCGGGTTGTTCATGAACCCCTGGTTTTCAGGTGATGGCACTCCCCTGGGACCATGGATCACAAAAACACCATCTGCTACCTTTTGGGGACTGTAGGCCGCCTTGAGAGCCGGGGCCTTCTGCTCTGCAGCAACCTGGCCGGTAAATGCCCACACCAGAAATAACGACAAAAAGATTCTCATTTGTACTCTCCTCCAATTATTATGTACCGAGTATAACCCAGGGAAACAAAGCCGCCTCATGACCGATCTCGTCAAACGCGCCAAGACCTTCGCCACCAGCGCCCATCAGCGTATCGATCACCGGCGCAAGTACAGTGAGCAACCCTACGAAGTACATCTCAAGTCCGTGGCCAGCCTGATCAAGGAGATTGAAGGCAGCGAGGAAATGATCGCCGCCGCCTGGCTTCACGACACGGTGGAAGACACCCCGGCAACCCACCACGACATCGAGCAAGCCTTCGGACCCAGGGTGGCCCGCCTGGTGTATGAACTCACGGACATCAGCAAACCCAGCGACGGCAACCGGGCCATACGCAAGGCCCTGGACAGGGATCATCTTGCTACGGCCTCGGCGGCGGCCCAGACCATCAAACTTGCCGATCTCATCGACAACGCCCGGGACATCTGCAAACACGATGAAAACTTCGCCCGGGTCTACCTGGGTGAGATGGCTGCCTTGCTGGACGTACTGCACAAGGGGAATCAGGAACTCATGCGCCGGGCTCGCAAGCTGTTGGAGAAATGCATGCAGCAGCTGGGTATGCGGAGTATTCATCCACCACTGGCCGATAGCAGCCAGAACGGCAATATTGCCACCCTGGGATTTTCCCGGCGGCGGGTTCAACGCCTTTTTTCCGAGGCTTTCACGGCCAAGGACATTGCCGAACCCCTGCCTTCTTTCGACGGCGACCGTCCTGCCAGAGGGGTACGCGCCCTGATGAAGGAAGCGGGTATCCCAGTCGCCGGTGTCAGAGACCAGGGCGTCGTAGTGGGATATATGCGTCGGAACGACCTGGAGGGGGAAACCTGCCTGGATCACAGCCGCGGTTTCAGCCCCGACCAACAGGTTTACGGGGATGCCAACCTGTCAGAAGTCATCCTGGTTCTGAGCCGTCACGACTACTGTTTCGTCACCATGCTGAATACCGTATCCGGCGTGATCACCCGCAGTGACATGGAAAAACCCATCGTGCGCATGTGGCTGTTCGGCATCATCACCATGCTGGAAATCCGTTTTACAGAGCTTCTGAAGAAACACTGGCCTGACGGTCAGTGGATGGAAAAATGTACACCGGCGCGCTTGGAAAAAGCCAGGGCATTGCTGGAAGAACGTCGCCGCCGGGGCGCTCAGCACATCGAACTGGCCGACTGCCTGCAGCTTTCAGACAAGAGCCATATCCTGGTGCAGGATCAGAGATTTCTGCGCGACTTCGGTTTCAAATCCAGGAGCGAAGCAAACAAAGCCATTCGCGCCATGGAATCGCTGCGCAACAACCTCGCCCACGGCCAGTCCATTACCACCCAGGACTGGCCGCAGATCGTGCGCATGAGCCAGTGGTTTCCGGGCAACGCAAATTGAAGCCTCTTATTTGGCTTTGCGAGCCGCCACCCGCAGACGCAGGGCATTGAGCTTGATGAAACCTTCGGCATCCTTCTGATCATAAGCGCCTTCATCGTCATCGAAGGTGGCAATGGCTTCGTCGAACAGGCTATTGGTATCGGACTTGCGCCCGGCCACGATCACATTGCCCTTGTACAGTTTCACCCGCACCACGCCATTGACCACTTCCTGGGTCTGGTCGATGAGGGCCTGCAGGGCCTGCCGCTCGGGCGCCCACCAGAAGCCGTTGTAGATCATCTTGGCGTAACGGGGCATGAGCTCATCCTTGAGATGGGCCGCCTCCCGGTCCAGGGTCAGGGATTCCATGGCCCGGTGGGCCTTGAGCATGATGGTGCCCGCCGGCGTCTCGTAACAGCCCCGGGACTTCATGCCCACGAACCGGTTTTCCACGATATCGTCCCGGCCCACACCGTTCTCGCCGCCCACCTTGTTCAGGTATTCCATCACCGCCGCGGCAGACATGGCCTGGCCGTCGATGGCCACGATATCACCCTTCTCATAGGTCAGTTCCACATAAGTGGGTTCATCCGGGGCCTTTTCCGGGGACACCGTCCAACGCCACATGTCTTCTTCAGGTTCGTTCCAGGGATCTTCCAGGATGTCCCCTTCATAGGAGATGTGCAGGAGATTGGCATCCATGGAATAAGGCGACTTCTTGCCCGCCTTGGCGAAATCCACATCGATACCGTGCTCGGCGGCGTAGTTCATGAGCTTTTCCCGGGACAGCAGGTCCCACTCCCGCCAGGGGGCGATGATTTTCACGTCCGGCATCAGGGCGTAAGCCCCCAGTTCGAAGCGCACCTGATCGTTGCCCTTGCCTGTGGCGCCATGGGAAATGGCGTCGGCACCGGTTTCCCGGGCGATCTCCACCAGGCGTTTGGCGATCAGGGGACGTGCGATGGAGGTGCCCAGCAGGTACTCTCCCTCGTAGATGGCATTGGCGCGGAACATGGGGAACACATAATCCCGGGCGAATTCCTCCCGCAGATCCTCGATATAGATCTCCTTGATACCCATGGCCTGGGCCTTGGCCCGGGCGGGTTCCACTTCCTCGCCCTGTCCCACATCGGCGGTGAAGGTCACGACTTCACAACCGTATTCATCTTCCAGCCATTTCAGAATGACCGACGTATCCAGGCCACCGGAATAGGCCAGCACCACCTTGTTGACTTTATTCTTTGACATAGTGTTTGCTCGCTGAAAAACTAATGGGCGTGATTATAGGGCATCTCGTGCAATTCTGTTTGAGGGGATTCGTGCAGGAAGTTTGAAAGCAGGGCAGAAACAGCGCCACACCCGCCACCTGCCCAGTGTTCCCGCCTGTACCTGCGATTGCAGGCAAGTTAAGATGATCCCATGCATATCCCTCCCCAGAAAGCCAAATTCCTGCGCTCGGCGTTGAAAGAATGGGAAGCCGAGGGCCGGATTTCGGACCAGCAGCGACAGGAACTCGAGTCCAGCATTCAGGTGGTTTTCTTCGACTGGCAGAAACTGGCC
This sequence is a window from Thiolapillus brandeum. Protein-coding genes within it:
- a CDS encoding autotransporter outer membrane beta-barrel domain-containing protein; the encoded protein is MKNYRISVLAAGIALAMSTGSIQALEFSDTYFFGDSLTDSGAFKGNPDARGDGKFTTSPARVWAEHLADFFDRDARANNPENPGNTDDSGTNYAQGGAQVSTPFGVGQTPSPQNATPISQQVDYYLQGHKGADRNALYSIWGGANDVFFNMGLVGVGLPPGEAALNMGGSAQELLGLANALSDAGARYILVPNLPDIGATPAMLLDAVQRAGAGNPAAGDALVAAATVLAMGGADPATVQANALAAAEAVLGMPAGSLTPVYQQNVALGSGLSGVFNAALLAGINGSSANIISLDIHTLFGEAMANPGSLGLINVTGTACTTPLSLQCTADTLVDPRAPGLFFFADPVHPTAIAHQIIADYAVSVVTAPALVANLPEVVLGQVRSNQQRVQSQLSMGFGDGWSFFANGAMGGQDLQAGQAWDVSADDASLLVGAAWRMNPYWVFGGALEGAYSDVDFARGMGGFEANSALLSGFADYRRDSYFANAILSVGLNSNLDDIERVIALGNTTRSEQGSSSADAWAIKVLAGTTLFETGGLQAGPFVSVNYQKVDVDGYRERGMRSTSMNFASQDRDSLLLEGGVFANYHLGGGSLHGALSYEGELNDDGRSVTAGLNSLSGSHFKLYDIEGSDYYWKLDLGYSRNMSKGVALGINYSLRNGENDNDHQFINLGINVDF
- a CDS encoding MBL fold metallo-hydrolase, with translation MSASTLDYHTTGTDCWRLDTALNRPEHTACYLLHDAGELALLDTGTSNNIPALLGTLRDLGFTESQVRWILPTHVHLDHAGGAGALLAACDNATLATHYRGLPHLIDPGKLEQGARAVYGEALFSRAFGNIIPAREERCQSLYDGDRLPLGRHELLFIDTPGHANHHGCFFHESKGNLYTGDTFGLHYDDLDYQGKPWIMATTTPVAFDPDQWMQSLDKMMALEPKRACLTHFGPLEDPMRWQHLLRESIQDHVDIALDEERLHNKEGREERLAAALMDKALSRLASQNPELDRILATRLLEDDILLNSKGLAVWLARRAKKRGNQVANPQLSSQ
- a CDS encoding HvfC/BufC N-terminal domain-containing protein, translated to MTLTEDWQYAFAGYLTGLDETVPATIASDEKADAQERMDLYAGAYRARLVDSLGEDFPGLWSMLGDDQFYRLCLEYIRRHPSVWTSIRWFGSHMVEFLKTNPPYMDFPQVAEMAAFEWAQGLVFDAEHSPSLSLDELVARTPDQWPDMHFGFSPAMQRLDMEWNIPLLWAALDREDPELPELEQQPCPVGWVLWRQDLVPGWRRLDVDEAWALDRAREGVSFAQICEGLLEWVDETHAPLRAAGFLKTWVGHCLVSRIY
- the bufB gene encoding MNIO family bufferin maturase, with product MNRPFLGFGLGLRKEHYEAVLNDHPPVDWFEILSENYMVAGGKPLHYLDRIRQDYPMVMHGVSLSIGSADPLNMEYLQDLRKLADRVQPEWISDHLCWTGVGGHNFHDLLPMPYTREIVDHVAERISRVQDVLGRRILMENLSSYVSFENSEMSEWEFVTEVLRKADCLLLLDVNNVYVSSINHGFDPMQYIRGVPSDRVWQIHLAGHTTNASGKIMIDTHDMPIRDEVMALYGNTCDLLGPVSTMIERDDNIPPLPELLEELQQVRITAHQSRGADS
- the bufA2 gene encoding BufA2 family periplasmic bufferin-type metallophore, giving the protein MRTVEKAKGMALAAAAAAMLAGAPMGAMADDAQGKCMGANSCKGKGACATATNACAGMNSCKGKGFLKMSKTECDKAGGTFEPIKK
- a CDS encoding 2-thiouracil desulfurase family protein, which produces MKPLVGVSACLLGDVVRYDGDSRPHAWVRDELSRYARIVPICPETEAGLGVPRPPVQLVLQGKEVHALGVEDSRLDVTPALSAWMREQMDRLQRLDALILKSRSPSCGLGNTPLFDLDNVELRANHDGLFAGWVRRLFPDLLLCDEVLLEEKPQQAAFLSRLAKKSG
- a CDS encoding MBL fold metallo-hydrolase, whose protein sequence is MRIFLSLFLVWAFTGQVAAEQKAPALKAAYSPQKVADGVFVIHGPRGVPSPENQGFMNNPAFVMTTEGVVVIDPGSSVQVGEMVLAQIRRVTDKPVVAVFDTHVHGDHWLGNQAIFEAFPKVKIYAHPKMMERVEQGAGAHWLEVMMDMTRGATAGTRVVSANSPVDEGTVISIGGLDIHVLHDGKSHTDTDIMLHLPARGVIFLGDNAGYGRMLRLNDGSFQGNIRNLNRALATGAKVFVPGHGATAGPEAASEYRDYLQAVYAGVQSYFEQDLSDFEIKPRLLPKLARWKDWADFDSLVGSHISLAYLEVEAAEF
- a CDS encoding HD domain-containing protein — protein: MTDLVKRAKTFATSAHQRIDHRRKYSEQPYEVHLKSVASLIKEIEGSEEMIAAAWLHDTVEDTPATHHDIEQAFGPRVARLVYELTDISKPSDGNRAIRKALDRDHLATASAAAQTIKLADLIDNARDICKHDENFARVYLGEMAALLDVLHKGNQELMRRARKLLEKCMQQLGMRSIHPPLADSSQNGNIATLGFSRRRVQRLFSEAFTAKDIAEPLPSFDGDRPARGVRALMKEAGIPVAGVRDQGVVVGYMRRNDLEGETCLDHSRGFSPDQQVYGDANLSEVILVLSRHDYCFVTMLNTVSGVITRSDMEKPIVRMWLFGIITMLEIRFTELLKKHWPDGQWMEKCTPARLEKARALLEERRRRGAQHIELADCLQLSDKSHILVQDQRFLRDFGFKSRSEANKAIRAMESLRNNLAHGQSITTQDWPQIVRMSQWFPGNAN
- a CDS encoding argininosuccinate synthase encodes the protein MSKNKVNKVVLAYSGGLDTSVILKWLEDEYGCEVVTFTADVGQGEEVEPARAKAQAMGIKEIYIEDLREEFARDYVFPMFRANAIYEGEYLLGTSIARPLIAKRLVEIARETGADAISHGATGKGNDQVRFELGAYALMPDVKIIAPWREWDLLSREKLMNYAAEHGIDVDFAKAGKKSPYSMDANLLHISYEGDILEDPWNEPEEDMWRWTVSPEKAPDEPTYVELTYEKGDIVAIDGQAMSAAAVMEYLNKVGGENGVGRDDIVENRFVGMKSRGCYETPAGTIMLKAHRAMESLTLDREAAHLKDELMPRYAKMIYNGFWWAPERQALQALIDQTQEVVNGVVRVKLYKGNVIVAGRKSDTNSLFDEAIATFDDDEGAYDQKDAEGFIKLNALRLRVAARKAK